A single genomic interval of Candidatus Desulfofervidus auxilii harbors:
- a CDS encoding flippase — protein MIKNFFNSVLVRETGISLFFKISQAFFSFMTTVLLARILGAEGYGIYAYAFAFVMLLSMPAQAGLPTLVIRETARGMAEGKPELVQGIWRWATKVAVLISLSLLFVIGLFFLLLKGKKFGVKEWTFFWAFLFIPFMCLSNLRGAALRGLHKVVIGQLPEFFIRPALFFAFLCIEFFLFHQRLTPPQAMALNVFSAVLAFIIGTWLLWRNTPLSIYKAIPVYDGKKWFSSFLPLAFTAGMWVINSQADVVMLGIFKPPAEVGIYRVAVQIALVASFGLQAVNMVVAPRFATFYTKREMEKLQRLVTRSAQAVLAFNLIITSFFILFGKIFLDLVFGKEFIIAYIPLLILLIGQLVNSAAGSVGFLLNMTGHEKDTARGMTLAAGINIMLNFSLIPSLGPKGAAIATAISMITWNVILWWFVRRRLGINSLAFDFKFGS, from the coding sequence ATGATTAAGAATTTTTTTAATTCGGTGTTGGTAAGAGAAACAGGTATTAGTCTTTTTTTTAAGATTTCTCAAGCATTTTTTAGTTTTATGACCACAGTGCTTCTTGCTCGGATACTTGGAGCAGAGGGGTATGGAATATATGCTTATGCTTTTGCTTTTGTAATGCTTCTTTCTATGCCAGCTCAAGCTGGACTTCCAACATTAGTTATTCGAGAGACAGCCCGAGGTATGGCTGAAGGAAAGCCAGAGTTAGTGCAGGGTATCTGGCGTTGGGCAACTAAAGTGGCAGTGCTTATTTCGTTAAGTCTTTTATTTGTTATAGGGCTTTTTTTCTTACTTTTGAAAGGTAAAAAATTTGGTGTTAAAGAATGGACTTTTTTTTGGGCTTTTTTATTTATACCTTTTATGTGTCTTAGTAATTTAAGAGGAGCTGCTTTAAGAGGGCTTCATAAAGTAGTAATAGGTCAACTTCCTGAATTTTTCATTCGTCCTGCTTTATTTTTTGCTTTTTTATGTATTGAATTTTTTCTTTTTCATCAAAGACTTACTCCTCCACAAGCAATGGCTCTTAATGTGTTTTCTGCAGTATTAGCTTTTATAATAGGAACCTGGTTACTCTGGAGAAATACACCTTTAAGTATATATAAAGCTATTCCTGTTTATGATGGAAAAAAATGGTTTAGTAGTTTCCTTCCTCTTGCCTTCACTGCCGGTATGTGGGTAATAAATAGTCAGGCTGATGTAGTAATGCTCGGTATTTTTAAACCCCCTGCAGAGGTGGGAATCTACAGAGTGGCAGTTCAAATAGCATTGGTAGCCTCTTTCGGTCTTCAAGCAGTAAATATGGTTGTTGCTCCACGTTTTGCTACATTTTATACTAAGAGGGAAATGGAAAAGCTTCAGCGCTTAGTTACCCGGAGTGCTCAGGCTGTGCTTGCTTTTAATCTAATTATTACGAGCTTTTTTATTCTATTTGGGAAAATCTTTTTGGACTTGGTATTTGGCAAAGAATTTATTATTGCTTATATACCACTTTTAATTCTTCTTATAGGTCAATTGGTAAATTCAGCAGCAGGTTCTGTAGGTTTTCTGCTTAATATGACTGGCCATGAAAAAGATACTGCCCGAGGTATGACCTTAGCAGCTGGCATTAATATTATGTTAAATTTCTCTTTAATCCCTTCTTTGGGTCCTAAAGGTGCAGCGATTGCTACAGCAATTTCTATGATAACATGGAATGTAATATTATGGTGGTTTGTACGAAGGCGATTGGGTATTAATAGCTTAGCTTTTGATTTTAAATTTGGAAGTTAG